One part of the Thermodesulfobacteriota bacterium genome encodes these proteins:
- a CDS encoding Fic family protein, translating into MQERFDQRLRGIPAAATHALVIRVAQIESFRGWWEGIPKPAAPLERRILAATAAESAAESTRIAAGASPAEEAGYAEALRSVFDGYAGMPPSEGRLLALHAAIFRNSPAGRLHAGRYKTAAAASRRWNMEPPALRAPAPLLVPAQMETLTAWFSSRIGGGEFHPLLVVASYVLEFLAIRPFSDGNRRMGRLLTNLLLLRCGHGYLRCASLEKAVLGIWSEYYLALRKSQASRNQPRPDISPWLLAFLDSLIVQQRSAREEIGRLPDETRLSENQMGVLAIAARDGEVTNRKAAAELGIARETAKQTLNRLAALGALRRSGFGRATRYRLPERG; encoded by the coding sequence ATGCAGGAACGATTCGACCAGCGGCTGCGCGGGATCCCCGCCGCGGCCACCCACGCGCTGGTCATCCGGGTTGCGCAGATCGAGTCGTTCCGCGGATGGTGGGAGGGGATCCCGAAGCCCGCCGCCCCGCTGGAGCGGCGGATCCTCGCCGCGACGGCGGCGGAGTCCGCCGCGGAGTCGACGCGGATCGCCGCGGGCGCCTCGCCCGCCGAGGAGGCGGGGTATGCTGAGGCGCTTCGCTCCGTCTTCGACGGGTACGCGGGCATGCCGCCGTCGGAGGGAAGGCTTCTCGCCCTGCACGCGGCGATCTTCCGGAACAGCCCCGCGGGGCGCCTCCACGCGGGGAGGTACAAGACCGCTGCGGCGGCCTCCCGCCGCTGGAACATGGAACCGCCGGCGCTTCGGGCGCCCGCTCCCCTGCTCGTCCCGGCGCAGATGGAGACCCTCACCGCGTGGTTCTCCTCCCGGATCGGCGGCGGGGAGTTCCACCCGCTCCTCGTCGTCGCGTCGTATGTCCTGGAGTTCCTGGCGATCCGCCCTTTCTCGGACGGCAACCGGAGGATGGGGCGGCTGCTGACGAACCTCCTGCTGCTGCGCTGCGGGCACGGCTACCTGCGCTGCGCCTCCCTGGAGAAGGCCGTCCTCGGCATCTGGTCGGAGTACTACCTCGCGCTCCGGAAGAGCCAGGCCAGCAGAAACCAGCCTCGCCCCGACATTTCCCCCTGGCTGCTGGCGTTCCTCGACTCCCTGATCGTCCAGCAGCGGTCGGCCCGGGAGGAGATCGGGCGGCTCCCCGACGAAACGCGGCTCTCGGAAAACCAGATGGGGGTCCTGGCGATCGCGGCGCGCGACGGCGAGGTGACCAACCGGAAGGCGGCGGCGGAGCTCGGGATCGCCCGGGA